A genomic stretch from Acidobacteriota bacterium includes:
- the infC gene encoding translation initiation factor IF-3 has protein sequence IKEVKFRINVDEHDYEFKKNHVLRFLEQGDKVKATIFFRGREMTHTNLGRQILERLLKEVGERAVVEFRPRMEGNTLHAILAPPKKVEGKKQQPPPRPQQGNPPATQQA, from the coding sequence CCATCAAGGAAGTGAAGTTCCGCATCAATGTGGACGAGCACGATTACGAGTTCAAAAAGAATCACGTACTGCGCTTCCTCGAACAGGGCGACAAAGTAAAGGCCACTATCTTCTTCCGCGGCCGCGAAATGACCCACACCAATTTGGGACGCCAGATTCTAGAGCGCCTGTTGAAAGAAGTTGGCGAACGCGCGGTAGTCGAGTTCCGTCCGCGAATGGAGGGAAACACGCTGCACGCCATCCTTGCGCCTCCGAAGAAAGTCGAAGGCAAGAAGCAGCAGCCTCCACCAAGGCCGCAGCAAGGCAATCCACCGGCGACGCAACAGGCCTGA